The Brassica napus cultivar Da-Ae chromosome C7, Da-Ae, whole genome shotgun sequence genomic interval accatcaaaggagttgagccgcgagctggacatgaacgggacgcgagctgtctgatgctgtcgcgaacgaggaagaggtcgcgtgctggagctgctctcgggtcgcgaacgtctgagctaggatcatgAATGCCTTGGGTTGAAGCTGAtaggggacgcgagctggaacagacgcgggaacaagagacgcgatcagggtttagggttcgtcggatcgccggctagggttagggttttagggtttttcgatttggatattagcttagggatttaaagtttcgtgctgataacgtaaagtctatctttattcataacatagaggttccttatataggaaattacaccgtcatagataaatggaaagattacaaatcataatctcttggttatgagtcatccacaatctggttcataataatatcgttgttttttttttgaaataaatataataatgaaaCAGAAgcaatatttgttttgaaaaaaattctcttcaGAAATAATACCCTAAACCAAATTAAGGTTCCTGGACCGAAAAGTTCCATTATCAAACCGTTGAAGCTAAATCGACCCAGGCTGACCCTAAATTGATTTTCAAACTGACCGTTCTTCTACTAGAGCTTACCAGAGAGAAGGCAATGGCGGATACGCAGACCTTTCTACGCGATCGCTGCTTAACCGTTTTGAATCTCCCAGAAAAAGGCCGCTCTCTATTCATCTCCAGAGACTTTCGTCCAGGTTCATCCCTCTTATGGTTTCGTTTGAAAAGTGCTTTTTATTCGGCGGCTGAGGTTTTaggtgttttctttttcttttccttttcagGAGAAGTGATTCTGAGGCAAGAGCCGTATGTTTCTGTTCCGAACAACAATTCTTCTGAATCAAGATGTGACGGATGTTTCAAGACCGATGGCTTGAAGAAATGTTCTGGTTGTCAAGTGGTTTGGTACTGTGGGAGCTCGTGCCAGGTATAATGGAGTCCATATTCGATTGATAATTGATTCGTTATTGTAACcggtttatttgtttgtttttttattgttttcagaAGTCAGAGTGGAAGTTGCATCGCCATGAATGCAAAGCTCTCTGTAGGCTTGAGAAGGAGAAGCGCATGTTAGTGACTCCTACAATACGTCTGATGGTCAAACTTTACCTCAAGAGGAACTTCCAAAACGAAAAGGTTTATATCATTTGATAGATTCACCTTTTACTTCTTTAATTGACTATGTTGTTTTGGCTCTGCCTAGTGTGGATTCTTTATAGTATCCTAATTTCTTTCTTAATGTGTTTACATATTACAGGTCATACCGATCACGACAACAGATGATTACAGTTTGGTGGAGGCTTTGGTGTCGCGTATCCTCTCTATTTTGGTGTTTAGTTTTGTGGAATTGATGATCttgcttatctttttttttttttttgtcttctttaactgtttgtttggtagataTGCCTGAGCTTGATGAGAAGCAGCTGATGTTGTATGCGCAAATGGCTAATCTTGTGAACTTGATACTTCAGTTTCCTGGTATTGATCTCAAAGAGATTGCCGAGAACTTTTCAAAGGTTCGTCATCAGTGCCTTTTGTCTCTTCTTCTGGTGTTATATTGACACAAACTGAATTTTCTTGCTGCAAGCTGCCGTTGAtagttttcctttttgttaGTCTGCATGTTTAGCGATGATTACTTAAGCCACTTTCACTTATACTGAACGCAGTTCTCGTGCAATGCTCATAGCATTTGTGATAGCGAATTGAGACCTGAGGGGATAGGATTGTTTCCCTTGGTTTCCATCATTAATCACAGGTAAAATTTGCTTCATTATtctgttttctttgtgtttttaaAATCAGTTTTTCTCCTGCCTAACCCTTCTCCTCTGTAGCTGCTCTCCCAATGCGGTACTAGTGTTCGAAGAAAAGATGGCGGTTGTTCGAGCTATGGACAACATATCAAAGGATTCAGAGGTAGTTTCATCTCTGAGTCTTTCGTATATGCTACTTGCACACTGACATGATATAGCTGTTAGATCATTTGTCTGTGATCAGGTAACTATCAGCTATATTGAAACCGCTGGAAGCACTCTAACTCGGCAGAAGTCTCTGAAAGAACAATACCTCTTCCACTGTCATTGCGCACGATGCAGTAACATTGTAAGTAGTCACTAACTCTTCCACTTATCAACGAATGGAGTTTGCATTTGACCAGCATTTGTCGTTCCTTAGGGAAAACCTCATGATATTGAAGAAAGTGCGATATTGGAAGGCTATCGGTGTGCCAATGAGAAGTGTAGTGGTTTCTTACTCCGTGATCCTGGTATGTAATGACTTGTCTACATAGTTTATGTTTCCAAGAACATTCTTGATCCCTCCTATCTCCTTTTTGTTTGGCTTTTGCAGATGAGAAAGGCTTTGTTTGCCAGAAATGCATGCTTCTTAGGAGCAAGGAAGAGGTTAAAAAGTTGGCGGGTGATGTGAAAACAGTTATAGCGAAGGCTCCTGCATCTCCTTCGGCAGAAAGTATATGTTGCCTACTTTGCTTCCTCAGTGCCTTCTTGGTTACGTTAGATTTGTGTTGCAAGTTGTCTGAGAGAATCTTTGACAATTTTCAGATACACAGGACGCCATTGCGCTGTATAAGACGTTGGAGAAACGACAAGAGAAGCTTTACCATTCTTTCTCCATCACTTTAATGAGAACTCGTGAAAAGCTTCTTAAGGTGCGTTTCTTTTGGAACTAAAGTTTTGGACTCTTGGAAGTTGTACAGAATTTTAAGAAGACGATACAAATGTGGTGTCTCAAACTTACTATTACGCATTCTTCTGCAGATGCTGATGGAAGTAGAAAGCTGGAGAGAAGCTTTGAGTTATTGCAAACTTATAGTCCTTGTTTACCAAAGTATGTCTGCTTTCATCTGGAATATTACTTTACTCCTTGACGCAGGAAGTTTGATTAatacttttttcttttggacACCTTAGAAAACGATAAGCAAACTTCTACTAGTGTAGAATTTATATTTCGAACAAAACTTAGAAGCTTTTAACTGTACAAACTAATTGCAACTGAGGTAATGTACTAGGCACTAGCACACTACATATATTGACTAGCTGCTAGGGAAGTTGGCAGAGATGTAAACATAGTGATATGATAATTGTAAAATCAGTCAAATGCTGTTGGTGGTTATATGTAACTTGTGCTTACTTTGTTCACATAATTGCAGGAGTATATCCAGCAACCCATCCTTTGATTGGACTGCAGTTCTATACCCAGGGAAAACTCGAATGGTATGAAAGCTTCTTTAATCCTTTTATCTCATTTACTGTATTAACTGGATTATATTTGGAGCTTCAAAGAACTGATTAATACTCTATATCATGACATTTTAATGCTCCCATCCCATCGAAATCCGTAGGACCAAATAAGCCTTTCTGAACATTATCAAAGAACCCATTCCACTACATTCTTTCAAGCTGCTTTATTTACTAATAGTGCTTAAGACTCTTTTTAACCGTGACTAGTATGGGTTTATAGTGGTAGGAGGAACTTGGTTATAAAGCCTTCATAGTTTGATACCTTTGGGTTTGAATGCTCAGGGGGATAAAAACTCTGGTTCATGATGTGCATGCAGGCACTGACCAAACCATATTGGATTTCTACATATTTATCTGAATACGAATGCAATAAATTGGCAACAGTTTCTATCAAACTATGTTGACGAAAATGCATAATTGTTATGTTTGCAGGTTGCTAGGGCAAACCGAAGAGGCGGTGAGTTCACTGATTAAGGCATATGACATTCTGCGGATAAGCCATGGAACAAGTACACCTTTCATGAAAGATCTCTCAGCAAAGTTGGATGAAGCTCGTGCAGAAGCTTCTTATAAGCTGCTTGCATTAGAAGATGGCAACTAGCAAGTTCTTGATGCAAGTTCTTGATCCTACTCTTCTTCTCGTGAATCCCTTTCTTTACTCTCGGCAATTCTTGAATTGTCTTGAGAAATTCTGGagctgaaaaagaaaaactgatTTTGTATTTGATCAGAACCGGTTCTATGCTATGGTGATTATATGAAAAAAGTGGAAGAAGATAATCAGGACCGGATCTATCTGGACACACAGTTTAGTGAATTGGTCTCTGTCCCCAAATTGTTTTTGAAGTTATATAGACAAGACATGGCCCCTCGatcataaaagaaaattactaaaattcttaataaatatttagtctCCAAATCTCAGATCCGTTGCTTAGATCATCAAagatttatttacttttaacacAAGACATGAGACAGACAAAACAGTCTTTTAAAAGGTCGATTTCAAGCTGTTTGTGATAACGAACCGGTTTGATTATCTTTTTGTAttacactagattttgacccgcgcttttatttgtttcaattcggttatgtttttagtttaaaGAGATATAAAATTCGTCAAATTATATATGGATTCGAACTTAGATGCTTTGATCTGgttaattttggatattttgtaTGATATATTGGTTCTCGG includes:
- the LOC106445079 gene encoding histone-lysine N-methyltransferase ASHR1, whose protein sequence is MADTQTFLRDRCLTVLNLPEKGRSLFISRDFRPGEVILRQEPYVSVPNNNSSESRCDGCFKTDGLKKCSGCQVVWYCGSSCQKSEWKLHRHECKALCRLEKEKRMLVTPTIRLMVKLYLKRNFQNEKVIPITTTDDYSLVEALVSHMPELDEKQLMLYAQMANLVNLILQFPGIDLKEIAENFSKFSCNAHSICDSELRPEGIGLFPLVSIINHSCSPNAVLVFEEKMAVVRAMDNISKDSEVTISYIETAGSTLTRQKSLKEQYLFHCHCARCSNIGKPHDIEESAILEGYRCANEKCSGFLLRDPDEKGFVCQKCMLLRSKEEVKKLAGDVKTVIAKAPASPSAENTQDAIALYKTLEKRQEKLYHSFSITLMRTREKLLKMLMEVESWREALSYCKLIVLVYQRVYPATHPLIGLQFYTQGKLEWLLGQTEEAVSSLIKAYDILRISHGTSTPFMKDLSAKLDEARAEASYKLLALEDGN